A part of Melittangium boletus DSM 14713 genomic DNA contains:
- a CDS encoding exo-beta-N-acetylmuramidase NamZ family protein, which translates to MDGVPERLSRRRVIALGGGAAVSAVACGAGVEPVGPAPDEPGSRPRFPVRTGLNLLVEGGFAALAGERIGVISNPTGVDGRYSHLVDLLHAHARDTGGLTIGGVFGPEHGFRGSAQAGDSEGSGLDARTGLTVYDAYNASQATWETLYARADVRTVVFDIQDVGSRFYTYIWTLYDSMVAAARRGLRYVVLDRPNPTGGKAYGPMMTTRFTTAVGKKEIVQQHGMTIGELARFYNGEFLPTDAGRPVELEVIECRGWEPNMMGGDTDVPWVMPSPNMPTPDSARVYPGTGMFEGVASLSEGRGTTRPFELIGGPGFDYQWSDRLNAANLPGVSFREAYFTPTFNKFANTLCAGVEVKVTHPQVFDPIRTAVAMLVEARKFPAFVWRTDSWDTARPYWIDKLSGSERLRTMIDAGASTDEIVGAWHDELAAFDVQRRPYLLYRR; encoded by the coding sequence ATGGATGGAGTTCCTGAGCGACTGAGCCGCCGACGCGTCATCGCCCTGGGGGGTGGGGCCGCCGTCAGCGCCGTCGCCTGTGGGGCGGGCGTCGAGCCGGTGGGCCCCGCGCCGGACGAGCCCGGCTCGCGACCCCGATTTCCGGTGCGCACCGGCCTGAACCTTCTGGTCGAGGGAGGTTTCGCGGCGCTCGCCGGTGAGCGGATTGGCGTCATCTCCAACCCCACCGGCGTGGACGGCAGATACAGCCACCTGGTCGACCTGCTGCACGCGCATGCCCGGGACACCGGGGGGCTGACCATCGGCGGCGTCTTTGGCCCCGAACACGGTTTCCGTGGCTCCGCGCAGGCTGGCGACAGCGAGGGCTCCGGGCTCGACGCACGCACCGGGCTGACCGTCTACGACGCGTACAACGCCAGCCAGGCCACCTGGGAGACCCTCTACGCGCGGGCCGACGTGCGGACCGTCGTCTTCGACATCCAGGACGTCGGCAGCCGGTTCTACACCTACATCTGGACCCTCTACGACTCGATGGTCGCCGCTGCCCGGCGCGGGCTGCGCTACGTCGTGCTCGACCGGCCCAACCCGACGGGCGGCAAGGCGTACGGGCCGATGATGACCACCCGCTTCACCACCGCCGTTGGCAAGAAGGAGATCGTCCAGCAGCACGGGATGACCATCGGCGAGCTGGCCCGCTTCTACAACGGTGAGTTCCTGCCGACCGACGCCGGGCGTCCGGTCGAACTGGAGGTCATCGAGTGCCGCGGATGGGAGCCGAACATGATGGGCGGCGACACGGACGTTCCGTGGGTCATGCCGAGCCCCAACATGCCGACCCCGGACAGCGCGCGGGTGTACCCCGGCACCGGCATGTTCGAGGGGGTGGCGAGCCTGTCCGAGGGGCGCGGCACCACACGCCCGTTCGAGCTCATCGGCGGGCCCGGGTTCGACTACCAATGGAGTGACCGGCTCAACGCCGCGAACCTGCCCGGGGTGTCCTTCCGGGAGGCCTATTTCACGCCGACGTTCAACAAGTTCGCCAACACGCTGTGCGCCGGCGTCGAGGTCAAGGTGACCCACCCTCAGGTCTTCGACCCGATCCGGACGGCCGTCGCGATGCTGGTGGAGGCGCGCAAGTTCCCCGCCTTCGTCTGGCGGACCGACTCCTGGGATACCGCACGACCGTACTGGATCGACAAGCTGAGCGGGTCCGAGCGGCTGCGCACGATGATCGATGCCGGGGCGTCCACGGACGAGATTGTCGGCGCGTGGCACGACGAGCTGGCGGCGTTCGACGTCCAACGCCGCCCCTACCTGCTCTACCGCCGCTAA
- a CDS encoding AAA family ATPase produces the protein METTELLMPCVPALLVLRAARHPAAPEKAESRCFPAAVLLADVSGFTPLTERLAQRGSAGAEELSRLLEQLFGPLVEVVAAHGGEILHFPGDALLASWPAREVEGALAEAVLRAAECGLALQRAMREPLMRELSLSLRVAVGAGEVQAVVVGGVAGRWQVLMRGEPFVQLREAGHAAAPGEVVVSAAAWRCAGADLVGEAAPAGGARVKSVRAPAPRALSLPALPGGADAALRPFVSRVLRATLEVGVRWLAELRRATVLFLRLDGLPEEASDALLPRLSDAVRAMQEAVYGMGGSVNQLLVDDKGLVLVAAFGLPTCAHEDDAVRAVKAALQAHTALRTLGSTAAIGISTGRVCCGLRGGATRYEYALMGRTVNLAARLMQEARDGILFDEATAQAVGGRLWVERLPPVRVKGVAEPVPLFRPGGPGETRAPRVDPRALVGRAAERALLDEALEGFARGQGGVLVLEGEPGMGKSSLLTHVARAARARGLRVLSGAADEAENATVYYAWRAVFTAWLGLSPAAPAEDRRAALRARLAQDPEAVALAPLLNPVLRLDLPDTERTSHLREQPRADAKLSLMVRLLGEAGPTVLLLEDGQWLDSSSWELLRRVARDLPGWLLVLSTRPLADNPPPALEFLLRLPSIRRVELPAMADGDILALVCARLGVTRLQEEVATFILEKAEGHPFYSEELAYTLRDNGLLIVEHGECRLAPAAGKLDALGLPSTLEGLITSRIDRLTTVQQLTLKAASVIGRTFGSRLLGDVHPLPEERERLAAHLSRLRAQNLALPVGNTSESLYLFKHAITQEVAYNLMLFSQRRRIHEAVARWYERTHTEELPLLYPRLAHHWLHANVRSKALEALEKAGEHALATYAPSEAARFFSKALELEAEGPERVEPSRRARWERRLGRALRWLGRPEARRHLYRALELLGHPLPEGRGALAMGTLRGAARQLLARMGLVRPPRGDVDREAWKEAAEACSDLGLMAYYELDMPRLAYLVFQMANFADRSGVASLRARAYASLTVAMGGVPAHGAARAYSRASLALASEAKDPHALGLSRQSLSLYLMEAGRFAEAEETVKESIAGFTRLGNLRQADEASMMLLNLHIIQGRLTEAAAMAAAMLASARRREDAQLAMWVREDQGRVLWREGRVAEAARQWETVERELDAHSVTSLPGALALAWLRQGLPERARALAEARVEQVLRIPVTIPILDGYSGLTETFLELWLVARERNEQEAPALERLARRCCEALERGVRACAAARPAARLGRGRLLLAEGRRRAARRRFEEAARAARALGMPWEAAAAHRLLAGLGEADRDWHLAESQRLMPG, from the coding sequence ATGGAGACCACCGAGTTGCTCATGCCGTGCGTGCCGGCGTTGCTGGTGCTCCGCGCGGCGCGCCATCCCGCGGCGCCGGAGAAAGCCGAGTCCAGGTGTTTCCCCGCCGCCGTCCTGCTCGCGGACGTGTCCGGCTTCACACCGCTCACCGAGCGCCTGGCCCAGCGGGGATCGGCGGGCGCGGAGGAGTTGTCACGGCTGCTCGAACAGCTCTTCGGCCCGCTGGTGGAGGTCGTCGCCGCGCACGGTGGGGAGATCCTCCACTTTCCCGGGGACGCGCTGCTGGCGTCATGGCCCGCGCGAGAGGTCGAGGGAGCGCTCGCGGAGGCCGTGCTCCGGGCGGCGGAGTGCGGGCTCGCGTTGCAGCGGGCGATGCGCGAGCCCCTCATGCGGGAGTTGTCGCTCTCCCTGCGGGTGGCGGTGGGGGCGGGCGAGGTCCAGGCGGTGGTGGTGGGAGGCGTTGCGGGACGATGGCAGGTGCTGATGCGGGGCGAGCCCTTCGTGCAGCTCCGGGAGGCCGGGCACGCCGCCGCGCCGGGCGAGGTGGTGGTCTCCGCGGCGGCCTGGCGGTGCGCGGGAGCGGACCTGGTGGGCGAGGCGGCCCCCGCGGGCGGAGCGCGCGTGAAGTCGGTGCGGGCTCCCGCGCCTCGAGCGCTGTCGCTGCCAGCGCTGCCCGGAGGCGCGGATGCGGCGCTGCGGCCCTTCGTCTCGAGGGTGCTGCGCGCGACGTTGGAAGTGGGCGTCAGGTGGCTCGCCGAGCTGCGCCGGGCAACGGTGCTCTTCCTGCGGCTGGATGGGCTCCCGGAAGAGGCGTCGGACGCGCTGCTGCCTCGGCTGTCGGACGCCGTGCGCGCGATGCAGGAGGCCGTCTACGGCATGGGCGGCAGCGTCAACCAGCTCCTGGTGGACGACAAGGGCCTGGTGTTGGTGGCGGCTTTCGGGCTGCCCACCTGCGCGCACGAGGATGACGCGGTGCGGGCGGTGAAGGCGGCGCTCCAGGCGCACACGGCGCTGCGGACGCTGGGGTCGACGGCGGCCATCGGCATCTCCACCGGTCGGGTGTGTTGCGGGCTGCGCGGTGGCGCCACCCGGTACGAGTACGCGTTGATGGGACGCACGGTGAACCTCGCCGCGCGGCTGATGCAGGAGGCCCGGGACGGCATCCTGTTCGACGAGGCCACGGCCCAGGCAGTGGGCGGGCGCCTCTGGGTCGAGCGCCTGCCCCCGGTACGGGTCAAGGGCGTGGCGGAGCCGGTGCCCCTCTTCCGCCCCGGTGGCCCCGGAGAAACGCGCGCCCCCCGCGTGGACCCTCGCGCCCTGGTGGGCCGTGCCGCGGAACGCGCGCTCCTCGACGAGGCGCTGGAGGGCTTCGCCCGGGGCCAGGGGGGCGTGCTCGTCCTGGAGGGAGAGCCAGGCATGGGCAAGTCCAGCCTGCTCACGCACGTGGCGCGTGCTGCCCGGGCGCGCGGGCTGCGCGTGCTGTCCGGCGCGGCGGACGAAGCGGAGAACGCCACCGTCTACTACGCTTGGCGCGCAGTCTTCACCGCGTGGCTCGGCCTCTCTCCCGCCGCGCCCGCCGAGGACCGGCGCGCGGCGCTGCGGGCCCGGCTGGCCCAGGATCCCGAGGCGGTCGCGTTGGCGCCGCTGCTCAACCCCGTCTTGCGGTTGGATCTGCCAGACACGGAGCGCACCAGCCACCTGAGGGAGCAGCCGCGCGCGGACGCCAAGTTGTCGTTGATGGTGCGGCTGCTGGGTGAGGCGGGCCCCACGGTGCTCCTCCTCGAGGACGGCCAGTGGTTGGACTCGTCCTCGTGGGAGCTGCTCCGGCGGGTGGCGCGCGACCTGCCCGGCTGGTTGTTGGTGCTGTCCACGCGGCCGCTCGCGGACAACCCGCCGCCCGCCCTGGAGTTCCTCCTTCGGCTGCCCTCCATCCGCCGCGTGGAGCTGCCAGCGATGGCGGACGGGGACATCCTCGCGCTGGTGTGCGCGCGGCTCGGCGTGACGCGGCTCCAGGAGGAGGTGGCCACCTTCATCCTGGAGAAGGCCGAGGGCCACCCCTTCTACAGCGAGGAGCTGGCCTACACCCTGAGAGACAACGGGCTGTTGATCGTGGAGCACGGCGAGTGTCGGCTGGCCCCGGCGGCGGGGAAGCTGGACGCGCTGGGCCTGCCCTCGACACTGGAAGGCCTCATCACCAGCCGCATCGATCGGCTGACGACGGTGCAGCAGCTCACCTTGAAGGCGGCGAGCGTCATCGGCCGCACCTTCGGCAGCCGGCTGCTCGGGGACGTGCACCCCCTGCCCGAGGAGCGGGAGCGGCTGGCGGCGCACCTGTCGCGCCTGCGGGCGCAGAATCTGGCGCTGCCGGTGGGCAATACCTCCGAGTCGCTCTACCTCTTCAAGCACGCCATCACCCAGGAGGTCGCCTACAACCTGATGCTCTTCTCGCAGCGGCGGCGGATCCACGAGGCGGTGGCGCGCTGGTACGAGCGCACGCACACGGAGGAGCTGCCGCTGCTCTACCCGCGGCTGGCCCACCACTGGCTCCACGCGAACGTGCGCTCCAAGGCGCTGGAGGCGTTGGAGAAGGCGGGCGAGCACGCGCTGGCGACGTACGCGCCAAGCGAGGCGGCGCGCTTCTTCTCCAAGGCGTTGGAGCTGGAGGCGGAGGGGCCGGAGCGGGTGGAGCCCTCGCGGCGGGCGCGCTGGGAGCGGAGGCTGGGGCGCGCGTTGCGGTGGCTGGGCCGGCCCGAGGCACGGCGGCACCTGTACCGCGCGCTGGAACTGTTGGGCCACCCGCTCCCCGAGGGACGTGGGGCGCTGGCCATGGGGACACTGCGCGGGGCGGCGCGGCAGTTGCTGGCGAGGATGGGCCTCGTGCGCCCGCCGCGGGGAGACGTGGACCGCGAGGCGTGGAAGGAAGCGGCGGAGGCATGTTCGGATCTGGGGCTGATGGCGTACTACGAGCTGGACATGCCGAGGCTCGCCTACCTCGTGTTCCAGATGGCCAACTTCGCCGATCGCTCCGGCGTGGCGAGCCTCAGGGCACGGGCCTACGCGTCGTTGACGGTGGCGATGGGCGGGGTGCCGGCACACGGCGCGGCCAGGGCCTATAGCCGTGCCAGCCTGGCGCTCGCGAGCGAGGCGAAGGATCCCCACGCCCTGGGACTCTCCAGGCAGTCGTTGTCGCTCTACCTGATGGAGGCGGGCCGCTTCGCCGAGGCGGAGGAAACAGTGAAGGAGAGCATCGCGGGCTTCACCCGCCTGGGCAACCTGCGCCAGGCGGATGAGGCGAGCATGATGCTGCTCAACCTGCACATCATCCAGGGGCGGTTGACCGAGGCGGCGGCGATGGCGGCGGCAATGCTGGCCTCGGCCCGCCGGCGCGAGGACGCTCAACTGGCGATGTGGGTGCGAGAGGATCAGGGGCGCGTGCTGTGGCGCGAGGGGCGTGTCGCCGAGGCCGCGAGGCAATGGGAAACAGTGGAGCGGGAGCTGGATGCGCACTCCGTGACGTCCCTCCCGGGCGCGCTGGCGCTGGCGTGGCTGCGACAGGGCCTCCCCGAGCGGGCACGCGCCCTCGCCGAGGCCCGGGTGGAACAGGTGCTCCGCATCCCGGTCACGATTCCCATCTTGGATGGATACAGCGGCCTGACGGAGACGTTCCTCGAGCTGTGGCTCGTGGCGCGGGAACGCAATGAACAGGAGGCCCCGGCGCTGGAGCGCCTCGCCCGGCGCTGCTGCGAGGCGCTGGAGCGGGGAGTCCGGGCGTGCGCGGCCGCGCGGCCGGCGGCGCGCCTGGGCCGGGGCCGGCTGCTGTTGGCGGAGGGGCGGCGCCGGGCCGCGCGGCGGAGATTCGAGGAGGCCGCGCGCGCGGCCAGGGCCCTGGGTATGCCGTGGGAAGCGGCGGCCGCGCACCGGCTGCTCGCCGGGCTGGGCGAGGCGGATCGTGACTGGCACCTCGCCGAGTCCCAGCGGCTCATGCCCGGGTAG
- a CDS encoding kelch repeat-containing protein, giving the protein MKTTAKAQRVHDDGRVVDLDASTSQQWASSAPQVASVEPQPDGTVKVTALQPGSAIITVNADEASGEATLEVTDARLLSLQVSPTLASVPAGLTQQFTAQGSYSDGTTADVTSRATWTTSNTAIATVSSTGLGTGVAADGSVTITAALGDVSGTAQLSVTGWTSAGSISTSRYNHTATLTDSGRVLIAGGRNGSTILSSAELYDPSTNSWSPVRAMATGRIDHAALLLPYGYVLVTGGNNGTTPLRAAEVYDASTDSWFNAGYFYEGRYDHTITLLPSEEVLVTDGTNALATAEVYDPLTNRWDRVSPMSTARFHHTATLLPSGKVLVAGGSNGSGSLSSAELYDPATKSWAPAAPMVTSHSLHTATLLPSGKVLISGGQSSTGPSSSELYDPDTNSWSTTGSMVESRSRHTATLLASGQVLVAGGEGRSYYNTAELYDPATSSWSATASMAAFRGAHTATLLTSGRVLVVGGEDGFYPLATAEVYVP; this is encoded by the coding sequence ATGAAGACCACCGCGAAGGCCCAGCGGGTCCATGACGATGGCCGCGTCGTCGACCTCGACGCCTCCACTTCCCAGCAATGGGCTTCGTCCGCTCCTCAAGTGGCCTCCGTCGAGCCGCAACCGGACGGCACCGTCAAGGTGACGGCGCTCCAGCCCGGTAGCGCCATCATCACGGTCAACGCGGACGAAGCCTCGGGCGAGGCAACCCTCGAGGTCACCGACGCTCGCCTCCTCTCGCTGCAGGTGTCACCCACCCTTGCCTCCGTGCCCGCAGGCCTCACGCAGCAGTTCACCGCCCAGGGCAGCTACAGCGACGGCACCACGGCCGACGTGACGAGCCGCGCGACGTGGACGACGAGCAACACCGCCATTGCCACCGTGAGCAGCACGGGCCTGGGCACCGGCGTGGCCGCGGATGGGTCCGTCACTATCACCGCCGCCCTGGGTGACGTGAGCGGCACGGCGCAACTCAGCGTCACCGGGTGGACGTCCGCGGGGTCCATCTCCACGAGCCGCTACAACCACACCGCCACGCTGACCGACTCGGGCCGGGTGCTCATCGCTGGGGGGCGCAATGGGTCGACCATCCTGAGCAGTGCGGAGTTGTACGATCCATCGACCAACTCCTGGTCTCCAGTCCGTGCCATGGCCACCGGCCGCATCGATCACGCCGCCCTGTTGCTCCCCTATGGTTACGTGCTCGTCACCGGGGGGAACAATGGGACGACGCCCCTGCGCGCTGCGGAGGTGTACGATGCATCGACCGACTCCTGGTTCAACGCCGGTTACTTCTACGAGGGCCGCTACGATCACACCATCACGCTGCTCCCCTCGGAAGAAGTGCTCGTCACCGATGGCACCAACGCTCTCGCCACCGCGGAGGTGTACGATCCGCTCACCAACCGCTGGGATCGGGTCAGCCCCATGAGCACCGCCCGCTTCCACCACACCGCCACCCTGCTCCCCTCGGGCAAGGTCCTCGTCGCAGGGGGGTCCAATGGCTCCGGGAGCTTGAGCAGCGCCGAGTTGTACGACCCGGCCACCAAGTCGTGGGCTCCAGCTGCCCCCATGGTGACGAGCCATAGCCTTCACACGGCCACGCTGCTCCCCTCTGGCAAGGTGCTCATCTCAGGGGGGCAATCGAGCACCGGACCCTCTTCCTCCGAGCTGTATGATCCAGACACCAACAGCTGGTCCACGACTGGCTCCATGGTCGAAAGCCGCTCCCGCCACACCGCCACGCTGCTCGCTTCGGGCCAGGTGCTCGTCGCGGGGGGCGAAGGCCGCAGCTATTACAACACCGCGGAGTTGTACGACCCAGCCACCTCTTCCTGGTCCGCGACCGCCTCCATGGCCGCGTTCCGCGGAGCTCACACCGCCACGCTGCTGACCTCAGGCAGGGTTCTCGTCGTGGGTGGCGAAGATGGCTTCTACCCACTTGCCACGGCGGAAGTGTACGTGCCCTGA
- a CDS encoding Ig-like domain-containing protein: MSYLISRWLAAPATVLRAGLVFGLAVSTLTACNDSAPPTNGPPVAQNGTLETAEDTPLEVHLPASGNGALTFSIVDAPDHGTLNEISANGLVTYTPSADYNGEDALTFRATNREGQSAQATVTITITPVNDTPTLSSVANQSITAGGSTGDLAFTVGDVETAADRLTVTATSSNTGLVPNDPSHLVLGGSGSSRTLDVVPTASASGSTTITLSVSDGSATTSTTFAVDVTGLASLYWMTDAGSLWRVDVNGTNAIELKTGISGASSVATDPVTRTIFYSRGSAIVQVDSDGANPVDIVPNGGYPSGLAVDSTNSKLYWSDFNGKRVMRAELDGSNPTQIVGGIDSPSALAVDVPSGKVYVITYNNTKIVRFNLDGTNQETLASNLGGLGVGLAVDSSGGKVYYSTRGISIYVANLDGSNATTLVTNQSATVHGIAIDVTAGRLYWADWLDGVLRSANLADGGDSQDVNSGSSRNLGLAWMPAP; the protein is encoded by the coding sequence ATGTCCTATTTGATTTCGAGGTGGCTCGCAGCGCCGGCCACCGTATTGCGCGCCGGACTGGTGTTTGGACTGGCTGTCAGCACCCTCACCGCTTGTAACGACAGCGCACCGCCGACCAACGGACCGCCGGTGGCTCAAAACGGCACCCTCGAGACGGCGGAAGACACGCCCCTCGAGGTGCACCTGCCGGCCAGCGGCAACGGGGCACTCACTTTCAGTATCGTCGACGCGCCGGACCACGGCACTCTGAATGAGATCAGCGCCAATGGCCTCGTCACCTACACTCCCAGCGCCGACTACAATGGCGAAGATGCCCTCACCTTCCGCGCCACCAACCGCGAGGGCCAAAGCGCCCAGGCCACGGTGACCATCACCATCACGCCAGTGAACGACACGCCCACCCTCTCCTCGGTGGCCAACCAAAGCATCACCGCTGGCGGCTCGACCGGCGACCTGGCCTTCACCGTGGGCGACGTGGAGACCGCCGCCGACCGCCTCACGGTCACCGCCACTTCCTCCAATACCGGCCTGGTGCCCAACGACCCCAGCCATCTCGTCCTCGGCGGCTCCGGCTCCAGCCGCACCCTCGACGTCGTTCCCACCGCCAGCGCCAGCGGCTCCACCACCATCACCCTCTCGGTGAGTGACGGCTCCGCCACCACCTCCACCACCTTCGCGGTCGACGTCACCGGTCTCGCGAGCCTCTACTGGATGACTGACGCCGGCTCGCTGTGGAGGGTTGACGTGAACGGCACGAATGCGATTGAGCTCAAGACCGGCATCAGCGGGGCATCTTCCGTCGCCACCGATCCGGTAACCCGTACCATCTTCTACTCCCGCGGCAGCGCAATCGTTCAAGTGGACAGTGATGGGGCGAACCCGGTCGATATCGTGCCGAACGGAGGCTACCCCTCCGGGCTGGCAGTCGATTCGACGAACAGCAAGCTGTACTGGTCCGATTTCAACGGGAAACGGGTCATGCGCGCCGAGCTGGACGGCAGCAATCCAACGCAGATCGTCGGCGGCATCGATAGCCCGTCCGCCCTCGCGGTCGATGTCCCGAGCGGCAAGGTGTATGTCATTACCTACAACAACACCAAAATCGTACGATTCAATCTCGATGGTACCAACCAGGAGACCCTTGCTTCAAACCTGGGCGGCCTGGGCGTGGGCCTGGCGGTCGACTCGAGCGGTGGGAAGGTGTACTACTCGACCCGCGGCATCAGTATCTATGTCGCCAACCTGGACGGCTCCAACGCCACCACTCTGGTGACCAACCAGAGCGCCACAGTGCACGGGATTGCCATCGATGTCACGGCCGGGCGGCTGTATTGGGCGGATTGGCTGGATGGAGTGCTCCGGAGCGCCAATCTGGCCGACGGCGGCGATAGCCAGGACGTGAACTCGGGCAGCAGCAGGAACTTGGGTCTGGCCTGGATGCCTGCGCCGTAG
- a CDS encoding DUF1254 domain-containing protein, with product MATSADLDFETAYEIGCEGYTYLYPIVLMDVTRRQMTNVKEIDIPTWRSPANVFMNNPCFPGPEDRTVVRPNFDTLYSSAWLDLVREPMVIKVPASDGCYYLLPMLDMWTDVFACPGPRTTGTAAQEFVIVGPGWSGTINPALNLQRIDASTPYVWIIGRTQCNGESDYASVHAFQNGLQVIPYSAYEAGQPPPPPVGSDTDDISREEPLVIVEKMTPEAFFAYGADLMRQNPAHFNDYPILARLARAGFVVGQPFDLNAAPAAVQDAFRKAAPDALARMKEKQTSITPLTNGWTYANELMGTYGTSYLRRAIIALIGLGANLPEDAIYPVAYVDSTSTVLDSAMRYTLRFEANSLPPVNAFWSVTLYDEQGFQVPNAINRFSLGTRNNLAESDGYVTVYVQRSMDEADPRWSNWLPAPQQGAFNLTLRLYSPKQEALNADWHPPAISRAT from the coding sequence ATGGCGACGAGCGCTGATTTGGACTTCGAGACCGCATACGAGATCGGCTGCGAGGGATATACCTATCTCTATCCCATCGTGTTGATGGACGTGACGCGCCGGCAGATGACGAACGTCAAGGAGATCGACATCCCCACCTGGCGAAGCCCGGCCAACGTGTTCATGAATAACCCGTGCTTCCCGGGGCCGGAAGACCGCACCGTGGTGCGACCCAACTTCGACACGCTCTATTCGAGTGCGTGGCTCGATCTCGTGCGCGAGCCCATGGTCATCAAGGTCCCCGCGTCCGATGGGTGCTACTACCTCTTGCCCATGCTCGACATGTGGACGGACGTCTTCGCCTGCCCCGGCCCTCGCACGACGGGGACCGCGGCCCAGGAGTTCGTCATCGTCGGCCCGGGGTGGAGCGGGACGATCAACCCGGCCTTGAACCTGCAACGGATCGACGCGTCGACGCCCTATGTCTGGATCATCGGACGAACGCAGTGCAACGGTGAATCGGACTACGCCAGCGTGCACGCGTTCCAGAATGGCCTGCAGGTCATCCCTTACTCCGCCTACGAGGCCGGGCAGCCGCCGCCGCCGCCCGTCGGGTCAGACACCGATGACATCAGCCGCGAAGAGCCGTTGGTGATCGTAGAGAAGATGACGCCCGAGGCGTTCTTCGCCTATGGCGCGGACCTGATGCGCCAGAATCCAGCGCACTTCAATGACTACCCCATCCTCGCGCGTCTGGCGCGGGCAGGCTTCGTGGTGGGCCAGCCGTTCGACCTGAACGCAGCCCCGGCGGCGGTGCAGGACGCCTTCAGGAAAGCGGCCCCCGACGCCCTCGCCCGGATGAAGGAGAAGCAGACTTCCATCACGCCGCTGACGAATGGCTGGACATACGCGAACGAGCTGATGGGGACCTACGGGACGAGCTACCTCCGCCGCGCGATCATTGCCCTGATCGGACTGGGCGCCAATCTCCCGGAGGACGCGATCTACCCGGTCGCCTACGTGGATTCCACGAGCACCGTGCTGGACAGCGCCATGCGTTACACGCTGCGCTTCGAGGCCAACAGCCTGCCACCGGTGAACGCCTTCTGGTCCGTGACGCTGTACGACGAGCAGGGATTCCAGGTCCCGAACGCCATCAACCGCTTCTCGCTGGGCACGCGAAACAACCTGGCCGAGTCCGATGGCTACGTGACGGTGTACGTTCAGCGCTCCATGGACGAGGCCGATCCGAGGTGGTCAAACTGGCTGCCGGCACCACAGCAGGGCGCGTTCAACCTCACCCTGCGGCTGTACTCGCCGAAGCAGGAGGCGCTCAATGCAGATTGGCACCCGCCCGCGATCTCGCGAGCGACGTGA
- a CDS encoding response regulator transcription factor has product MTQAPATIFLVDDDESVLRGLGRLLRAVGYATKPFASPSEFLAQLSGDTPGCAVLDLRMPGLNGLELQQAMESRGCHLPVIFISGHGDVPASVRAMKAGAVDFLLKPFDEQQLLGAISEALRKDAEARAGRAETAALHARHAVLTPREREVCALVAQGLTNKEVAQRLGTTEKTIKVHRARVIQKLDVDSVAELVRFVDRLGQG; this is encoded by the coding sequence ATGACACAAGCCCCCGCAACCATCTTCCTCGTGGACGACGATGAGTCCGTGCTGCGGGGACTGGGGCGGCTGCTGCGGGCCGTCGGCTATGCCACGAAGCCCTTCGCCTCGCCCTCCGAGTTCCTCGCGCAGCTGTCCGGGGACACGCCGGGCTGCGCCGTGCTGGACCTGCGGATGCCGGGGCTGAACGGGCTGGAGCTGCAACAGGCCATGGAGTCCAGGGGCTGCCACCTGCCTGTCATCTTCATCTCCGGCCACGGGGATGTGCCGGCCAGCGTCAGGGCCATGAAGGCCGGCGCCGTGGACTTCCTCCTGAAGCCCTTTGATGAGCAACAACTGCTGGGAGCCATCTCCGAGGCCTTGCGCAAGGACGCGGAGGCCCGCGCTGGCCGCGCCGAGACAGCCGCGCTGCATGCCCGTCATGCCGTCCTCACTCCCCGCGAGCGCGAGGTCTGCGCGCTGGTGGCCCAGGGGCTGACCAACAAGGAGGTCGCCCAGCGGCTGGGCACCACCGAGAAGACCATCAAGGTGCACCGCGCCCGCGTCATCCAGAAGCTGGACGTGGACTCGGTGGCGGAGCTGGTGCGGTTCGTGGACCGGCTGGGCCAGGGCTGA